Sequence from the Phragmites australis chromosome 6, lpPhrAust1.1, whole genome shotgun sequence genome:
cgcccattacgcccaactttagcaggtgcaggggggctcaccgggcagccgccgaacatCCCCACATGCCCGttcggtcagagcagatctgacatggcagggtggcaggcgatacgtcttgagcccagcgacgacatcttcaagccgtttcctttatgggctccgtagggtgacgtgcgatggaacccatcgcattaaatgtccccacgcctcctgccaggcgatggcagggactgacgtactcagtacgacaggcgtgggggggagtggttggaagtgacaggccatgtccctcttaaatgcagcatcggacctctcaccgattgacacctcactgttgagcccttatggggtccaccggcaaggggcttctcaggtcctcggggaactctaggtactcgatgaccaactgttcatggtcccaagcacccctcccggaacttgcttttctcgggtcctcggggaactctgggtactcggggatcactgttcatggccccgagcacccctcccggaactagcTTTTCTCGGCCCTCGGGAGATGGTCctcgagggatggcgccacgtggcattctgctatcctggcctcgggactcggggacccttggttcccatgtcaccgacaacagATGATCCAGATACACATAAAACCAATAAAAACCCAAGTATTTACTAtgtgaaatagaaaaaaaaatcaaatatcaaTATCAAACTAAGACGATAATCCAAGAGAAGCTTGCCTTCTAAACCCTACATTCCTCCTTGgtttgtacatgaacatagGAAAACATGATTGTAAACTACATGTTTGTACCAGTAATTATTTACAGGTTCTAAAGTATGCCACCCTGGTTTGTCTAGTAAGTCTACAATCACGGAGGTCATCATGACCTAAACTcgttctcaagcttcttcatcttTGCCTCTTGATATCGCGTTCGGGTTTCTTGATCCTTCCTTCTTGCTTCTTTTTCCTATATTATCAAAGTGAGAGACTTGACATCTAAAGATACTTGGAGCTTGAAAATGTGCCTATAGTCGACACACTCCTAGTACAACTTCTAAAGATACTTAGTGCTTGAAGAACAAAAACATATATGCTTATTAGAAAAGCTTACTACTGAACAAAAGTAGTCTAAACAAGGTTGAACCACGGCTAATGTGCAGTTGGGAAGTTGGTGAGGCTTTATGAATTTATGTTTAAGGAAAACAAGTTCCATGGATTCTCGAAAAGTACTAATGTGGGCCACTGAATCAAGTTAACATGTAACTACCAGAAAAGAACACATATTTATGAGGAACTCTTACCAATCACTTCTATAGGAACTTGGCATTCACACGAACGATAAAAAGAGTCTATAGTGAAACATTGAGCATATCCACTAATTCTACAACAAAGCGAACATGATCGTCGATGCATCGTTGCTTCTTATCAATGTCACAAATGCATAGACATCCAAAGAAAAAATGTTGCTTCCTATAATATTGGTTGTTAGTCATGTGAGTTGCATGTGATTTCCAATCTTGTAAGACACCATTTCTTGAGGCTTGGTCGTTATTTCAAATTGAGGTTATgaaattaattaaactaaagcTTAGAAACAATAAGTGTGGGACCATCTATTTATAGAAGTAGAAACATCACAATCTTTATTGCACTAGCATTAAGTCACAATCCACCTTGCTTTCATCTTCTTCCCACTTAAATTTCTCATTACGGTGTCCCAGCCACCGTCGGCGTTACCAATGGCTATGAATATCCTGCCCTAGCTCTAAAACTCGCAAAATCCAAACCTCTCTAACTGCTTGTATCATCGAGGTTCTAGTTTGAGCTACGGATAGAAAGAAAACAATACTCATATTTCATGATACCTTCACAATTTAAATTCTTCTACAATTTACTAGTATGAAATGAAATCCGTATTTAGGTTGTCTTGAAAAGTTTTTACTCCCACGCTCCTTGGCCATCTTTGTCGAGTGAGTCGTGCTTGTGTCAAAtccagggttcaaaaattcatcaaaaaccGGTCGATATTTGTGAAAAACAGTCAATTCGATCTGCACTGAATTATGAATTCGAttggttttcaaatttgaattcaaaaaatttaaaaaaatcacattttttttaaatactaaagacaattctaagactttctgtgatttttttttccaaaaagaatgtcctttgcatcatatttcatgaaaaggaagtttgggaaaaaaaaagaaaaaacatgctTTAAAAAGTGTGCAACTCATTTAGTAGTGTTCCCATTAAGGACAAtattaacatacaaacacatattattTTTAGTGTGTAGGGTGTACCTTAAGAGGatttataaaattagtttcacttcatttggagttttataatttctccatgatttttacaaagttcacaagcacaGAGTGagcatgttaagaaacaacactgtaattaaccttttcatatctatcattattttttctatataaaaCATAGTATAAGacaactaataaaagtagttcactaattttggaggtgtgacgagttagttatgaattaatctagttgcaacacatttacacaatattgcatattacaataactattttacgagttcatgtatttttaaaagacatagtatcatgtaataagactaataaaattggtttcatgatttttgattaacaaataattaactatgcatgtaactaggtttagcaaatacattttctcacagaaaataattattttttgtgattataaatacttttaccatgtagatcatattgtatggaaaccaacaaaatttatttcatttaatttgaagctcagatgaattagttatcaatCTCACAAGattaagtttttttttgaattttactAAAATTCGAGAAATGTGCTCAGTAAATTAAAAATTTCGATCAATTTTTGACTAGTTTGTTCAAAATGTGTTCAATATGGAAAATGCGATCGGTAAATTAGAGAATTCACTTGGTTTTCGGTGAAATTCGATCGACTTTCACTGCTCGATTCGGTTGGTATTATTCTCcaatttataaatttgatcGAGTAAATTCTTGTTAAATTTTAACCgaattttctgatttttacaAATTTCCAAAAATGGGTAGTAACGGTTTTAGTTGCACTAACGAATTTTCGAACCCTGTCAAACCACCATCTCTCAATCTCTCGTTCCAGCCGCATCTAGTACGTTCCATCCCAATTCCCAAACCATCTCTTCAGAATCCCAAAACAGTCTCCTccctcgccaccgccgcctcgcctcgcctctcctcctctgcctcGCAAGCGAAACCCTAGGTTAGAGCCTTAGGGGACGGGAGCCCCGCCCCGCGCGGAGCCATGGACGCCATCCGGAAGCAGCTCGACCAGCTCATGGGCGCCAACCGCAACGGCGACGTGCGGGAGGTCAGCCGCAAGCACTACGACCGCGACGTCTGCCGCCTCTACCTCGCCGGCCTCTGCCCGCACGacctcttccaactcaccgtgAGTGCCCGGTtcccaaccccccccccccccccggttcgATTCGATTTTCTCGTTGATCTAGAAAGTCGAGCCGATCCGGTGTTTGCGCGGTTCCAGGGTTTTGGTTACGATTTTATATTTTTGGTGGTTGTGTCTTGCAGAAGATGGACATGGGGCCGTGCCCGAAGCTGCACTCGCTGCAACTGCGCAAGGAGTATCCTTCAAGGCCAGAGTACATgttggttcattttttttttaaattatattttgtgGAGGATAGTTTCTGAGTGAGGTTTGATGGGTGAACTGATTCGTGACGGTACATGTTGTTTCAATTATTTTCTGGCTAATGATTTGAACCGGAAGTTAGAGCGCTTGTTTGGCAGCTCTGAGATGAGAAGAAATGGTTGGGCATGTTTAATGGGCTAGATGTTAGTTTGCAGTTTGCTGCTTGAGTGCCTGAACGTGCAATGCTAGTATGCTACTGACAGATTTGTTAGGATCTTGTGACTTACGTGATTCATGCCCAGATTGTTAGGATCTTTCTGATTTCCATGTTTGGTATGTGTATGTATTGCTTAGAGCATTATGTTGTAGCTTCAGGTTTTGCAATGATTTGGGCTTAGGGATTACTTTATGGATTTGGAATCAAGTGTCCTGTCGGTCAACAATATGAGTAAATATCTTTGACTTGACTTAAcaggttttttttctttttcttttgaatgcTCAGAGACTAGGGTCAACAGTGAGCTCTGAGGCAACCATGATATTTGTCTATGTTTCATAATCAATTCCATAGCTTTCTCTTAGTTATGTCTTTATGCACACATTAGGTTCAAATGGTTTGGGTTCATAATCCAGGAGTCTGCTGGACAAGTAGGTACAGCTTTGGTCATGGATCATTGTGGTCGTGAGTGAAACCGAGAATTCCTGGGGAACTAGTAATAGTGGTTAAGTATAGAAGTCTTCTCCATTGTATGTTTGTAACTGGGTGCAGTTACTCTGTTCTATGCCTTCCTGAGCATGGTAATAGATACGAGGAAGCCAAAGCCAAAGGTACAGACAACTATGACCGTGAATTGGAAGAAACTATAGAAAGACTAATTGTTGAGTGTGAAAGGAAGATTCAAAGAGCCCTTAAGCGTTTGGAGGAGGAAGACGCTAAGGCAGCCATTGCAATTTCTGTCACTGAGGTTACACAGGTATTCTGCTATTACTCTTTTGTTCCCATCAAGTTTTTTGATTGTTCAGTTGTGTAAAATAATGTGTGCTTGCAAATGCAGACTAAAGAAGTCATGGAGTTATCCAAACAAATTAGGCAGAAGATGAAGGAGATCGACGCTTTTGGTTAGTTTGATCATACCCTTGTGCTTCTTTTTAAGCTTCATCATGGCTGAAACTACAATCAACAGTAATAGGAAGCGATGTTGTGCTCTTGACATGCATGCTTACTTCTTTTAGTGTTTTGCACATTTGATCATAAATTATGTACTTCAATAACCTAATAATCACTATTGTTTTTGCACGTGTGTGTCTGCACGGTTGAAAATTTGTTCATTGCTTATCTCATTTAACAATGAAATGTCTCTACTTATAGAAAATGTGATAAAAATGATCCTAAGCACATGTGTTGTCTCCTTGAATATCCAAAATCACATTGGAAGAATGGAAATTTGACATGAACAATCAAACTTCCATAAATGCCTTGACCTTCTCCATTGGCTTATCTAGTAATTTTCTGGTGATTGTGCCTGTAGAGGTAACAATGGACTAAACTTGCTTAGTTAAATGAGCATGTCCTTTGTGTTGCTGTCGATGTTCCTTTGTGTTGAAGCAAATTCTTTGAAGTCTTTGTTTTTCAGACCTTCAGATATTCTCTAATATTGCATTAAAATCTTCATGCTGTATGTATGATCTACCGTTAACATTTATTCATACTTTGTTAACATTCACTACCTAAACTGTGTACTGTAGATCTTGAGGGTAACACTGAGGGAAAAATTAGGGCCACTGAAGAAATTGACAAGCTCAAAGAACAGAGGGCTGAAGAGCAGGTATTTTAGATAGCTGAATCTCTTACCATCCTCTTGTTTTGGTAACAATTGTTTGTCATGTCAAGGTTTTTATTGCATGTTATATTATTTCAGGCACAAATGTTGCTTGAAGCGTTCAACAAAGACCGTGTTTCTTTAATAAATTCTCTTCAAAATGCTGCTCAATCAACGACACCTGCTCCTCCTGCTGCCCCAGATGCACGAACACAAGAAATGATAAATGAGAAACTGAAAAGGGCAGAAGAACTGggtatttcttttgttctccttTTACTTCCAATAGTCTTCTCCCCTTAACTGCTAAAATGCAAATCTCTAGCCCTTGACAAATTGTTGTCCTCTGCCATCTCCTTACGCATAGGATGAGGTAGATAGTGATTTCTCAATTTTATATTGAACAGGAGAGA
This genomic interval carries:
- the LOC133921806 gene encoding uncharacterized protein LOC133921806, with protein sequence MDAIRKQLDQLMGANRNGDVREVSRKHYDRDVCRLYLAGLCPHDLFQLTKMDMGPCPKLHSLQLRKEYEEAKAKGTDNYDRELEETIERLIVECERKIQRALKRLEEEDAKAAIAISVTEVTQTKEVMELSKQIRQKMKEIDAFDLEGNTEGKIRATEEIDKLKEQRAEEQAQMLLEAFNKDRVSLINSLQNAAQSTTPAPPAAPDARTQEMINEKLKRAEELGENGMIDEAQKLLDEAEALKKLSARPQPVLDSAKMSANIQITDQKLRLCDICGAFLSVYDSDRRLADHFGGKLHMGYMLIRERLSELQEEKNKKRKIDQAEYDRRSRERSLERERASSRDRHRGDRGSSRDRDRNYDRRRSHDRYHDRERERESGRSCSYDSRSHRRSHSPRDSSRDYDRYRRHDHRDRY